agccccctcatatataacacagcctccccatagaatataatatacccccatagtatataacacagcctcccccacagaatataatatacccccacaatagtatataacacagccacatagtatatagcatgacctcccacatagaatataatataccccccatagtatatagcaaagcccgcatagtatatagcacaacctgcatagtatatagcaaagcccgcatagtatatagcaaagcccgcatagtatatagcacaacctgcatagtatatagctaagcccgcataatatatagcacaacccgcatagtatatagcacaaccagcaTAGcagatagcacaacccacatagcagataacacagcccacgtagtaatatacagcacagcccacgtagtagtatacagcacagcccacgtagcagtatacagcacagctcacgtagtagtatacagcacagtccacgtagcagtatacagcacagcccacgtagcagtatacagtacagcccacgtagcagtatacagtacagcccacgtagcagtatacagcacagcccatgtagcagtatacagcacagcccacatagcagtatatagcacagccaacatagtagtatataacacagcccacatagcagtatacagcaaagcccacgtAGCAGTctacagcacagtccacatagcagtatatagcacagccaacatagtagtatataacacagcccacatagtagtatatagcacagcccacatagtagtatatagcacagtccacatagtagtatatagcacagcccacacagtagtatataccacatcccacatagtagtatatagcacagcccacatagtagtatacagcacagcccatacagtagtatatagcacagtccatgtagtagtatatagcacagcccacgtagtagtatatagcacagcccacatagtagtatatagcacagcccacacagtagtatatagcacaacccacatagtagtatatagcacaacccacatagtagtatacagcacagcccacatagtagtatatagcacagcccacacagtagtatatagcacagcccacatagtagtatacagcacagcccacatagtagtgtatagcacagcccacatagtagtgtatagcacaacccacacagtagtatatactacagcccacacagcagtatatagcacaacccacatagtagtatatagcacaacccacatagtagtatacagcacagcccacatagtagtatatagcacagcccaaacagtagtatatagtacagcccacatagtagtatacagcacagcccacatagtagtgtatagtacagcccacatagtagtgaatAGCACAACCCACacggtagtatatagcatagcccacatagtagtatacagcacagcccacatagtagtgtatagcacagcccacatagtagtattcagcacagcccgcatctctcttcccccccccccgagaatggccccacagtccagtaaaaaacaaaacaaaaacaagcactcctcacctttcctcatgcccgcgttgctccctgctcctgtctcggtggctgctgctgcactgcctggcacacagtgagtgtgcgcgcacccgcagtgtcagaggcagagcggggaatgatgggagagggagcgtcagcagatgctctctcctccatcattgcattcaattgtaccggtgtctatgatgctggtatagttgaatgcggcggcgctggtggggggggggggaggtgagtcagcatgcagcggcccactactggctctggcccttctggcatttgccagaactgcccgatggccagtccggccctgaattcTGGCCATACACATTGCATAGCTGACGACTGATCACTCATACGGCAGACCTCGCCATAGACACACATCAGTCTTGTAGGATTATTTTTATGGCTTGTTGGCCACATCTGGAGATGTCATCAGTGCCCTGGATGGAAGTCTGAGTGTAGAATGGGAAATAATTGATGTCTATTGTATGCGGTGTACTAGTCAATGATTCTGCTGGTATTCTTAAAGGGACACGTCAATGATAGCAGTGTGAGCAAAAGGCTGCCAGGTAGCACTAGCTGTAGTTAAAGTGAACTCAGCGCAACTTTAGCACCAAACTTATTAATCAAAATGCCCCCCTCCTATTATATTACCAGCTTTTACTACCCAGGGCAGCAGGGATTTATATTCTTTTCAGGACTCTTGGTCTTCATTCCCAATGCTTAGTTGTTAACAATGCAGGTGCTTTAGAGAAGGCAGAATTGCATAGATCTCCCACCTTATAGTAAAAGATAGAGGAACAACCATCGGTGGGGGCGGTTTATACTAAATCATACCTGTCATTTCAGTTAGCCTTTAAAAATAAGCTGTcatgtgtgtgtacatgaggaattacACGAttgctggccattatatgacttgtatctggCATGTCACCAGTTTTCCACTCTGAAAGCTTTATCTCCAATTTTCAGTTTTCTCCAATCAAGTCGGTGGAGTTTAGGTGCTATGATGACTGCTGTACAGAGAAGCAGCGGGgattcccacttttctttatttacaACATGTTTAAAAGTAACATCAACAGTATAAGGCACATAATATGCAatactgagctgtgtggctgtgagTCCAGCTCTGAGATAAGCTAAGTCACTAATTGCAGCATGACCTGCCTGTGTCTGCTTCTTTTCTAATAACTAGTCATAACGCCTCCTCACTGTTCTGCCAGTCTAGCTTGCTTTGACCAAGAAGGATTTAAGCTGCTTTTGCAGAGTGGATAATCAGTTGACACGGGAAGAAATGGCTCATAAATGGAGACAGAAGCGGATGTCTAAAATGaattatattacaaagtttcttatactcTATTGCACTACTGTTTTTTGTAAACTTTGTTAAAATGACAGTGACCATTTAACTATGCAATCAGGATTGTAACTACTCGGACATTACCGTCTCTCCTGGCATCGGCAATGACCTTGGCCGCAGATTTACTCATCACATGAACCACGTATAGAGGACAGTTGACTGAATTGGCGATTGTGATGGCTCTTTGTGTGGCTTCTGCCTCCACTTCCTCGGGTCGGCACAGCTCATGGCCTTCCGGTCCTGTGATTCCCAGGGACAACATCTTCTTAGCACCCTTTAAAATAACAATTAAACAGACAATACATCTGCAGGCAATGTAAATGAACAGACACTTTCATTGTACATATTAGTAGGATATGTAACACTTCAGCCAATGGATATCAAAATAGTTAGATTATGAGCTCCTACATTGATTAGCATTGTGTGAATGAATATAAGCAGCATATGGCATTACTGAAAATATGGTGCTATGAATGCAATTGGAAataccttaaaaaaataaataaatatggataTTTTTTCCCAAATTTCCAAATCTAGATGCAGTATCATAAATTGCCACTAGATGTCACCATTGTACAGGAGATGCAATAAATATTTCCATCTGCCAGGGGAAGGATGATACTGACCTCTACAATAAGATCTCCATTCTCTGCATGGACCTGAGCGATGGCTCCAATCTCCTTACAGCAGGAAAAGGCTTGGAACAGCTCCATGTCATTAACCATGTACAGATCCTTGTAGGCCATGAACATCTTGAAGGAATTGACTCCTTTATCTCTTGCAAGGACAGCCATTTCCTCTTTTACCTGTAGACAATTATTTCAGGTAATACAGTGCCAGTTTGTGGGATTTATAAAATGAATTGTGTAAAATCCCCAATATTACATGCCTTCTTTGGAATGACAAAACATTGCAGTACCCAAAAGTTctatagttctttttttttttcatttatggttACTTTCATGGATTTGTATAATTTTCTAGTCTTGATttaaaaagtaaattaaaaaaaatatttgccgttttgtgtacacagctcctatgcagaaTTATGTGACTCCATAGAGAATCAAAGTAAATCTGTGCATTCTGATACTGTTTTATTCCCCTACATCTGTTCCTACATCCTGCACACTCACCCAATATATACCACTAAGAAGCATGGGGATGATGGAAGGGATCTGATACTACAGGGTCAGACCAAATGCAATAGTCTCCATTTGACTTGTAGGTAAAATACGATGATTTACGCTGTAGATACTAAATATAATAATTACCTTTTTACTCCACCAAGTTACAGCCACGTGGAGAGAGTAATCGCAGCACACTTTAGGGTCAGCCCAGCTCCGCCACATGTCATAGGCTTCAATCAGTGAGCAACCTTTCTTTGGAATGGCAAAGTCAATGATCATGGTGGTACCTCCGGCAACCGCAGCCTAAAACAATGAGAAGGAAATAACCATCAGGTAAAGATCAGACACTGAGGATCCAGTGCATCAAATTTACATACAGACCTGTGAAGATCGTACATCATAGGACCCCATAGCAAAAGTCCTAATTGGCCTTCCCCCCTCAAAAATAAAAGAGAAGAATATTCatagggggcacagatcatatactACAATCTTGCAGCCATTAGAAAGTAATTTTGCCCCTATTGAAGCCCCTTGTGTTACCACACACTCCAATGGCCCCCATGAGaagtccaaacagtataatgcccctgacATAGTCATCtggatagtataatggcccccacacaaccctccatacagtataatggcctccacacagtATATTGGCCCTCACACTATCCTCCACAGAGCATAGTGGCCCCTGCAcaaccctccatacaatataatggcttcCACAcaatcctccacacagtataatggccccgcacgatcctccacagtataatggccccatcacaaccctccacacagtataatggcctcccacACAATCCTCCACACAGTAGAATGGCCCTCTCAcaatcctccacacagtataatggcccctgtacaatcctccacacagtataatggcccccgcacaaacctccacacagtataatggcccccgcacaatcctccacacagtataatggcccccgcacaaacctccacacagtataatggcccccgcacaaccctccacacagtataatggcccctgaaCAACCTTCCACACagtatattggcccccatagcaCTCTAAATAGTATGATGACCTCCCCATAGCACACTTGCCCTCACACAGTccttcacatagtatgatggcccccaaaatagcccttcacatagtatgatggccttgcaaatagtccttcacatagtatgatggccctgcAAATAGTCCTTCAAATAGTATGAAGGCAACAAAATTAGTCCTCCACATATAAAGATGGCCTCACAAAtggccctccatatagtatgagcACCCCACAAATAGTACTTCCCACAGTATGATTGCTCCAAAAATAGCCCTCCACATAAAATCATTGCTACATAAAAAGACCTCcccatagtatgatgaccccacaaatAGTtcttcacatagtatgatggccccacaaatagtcCTTCACTTAGTTTCATGGCCTCACAAATAGCCCTTCACATAGAATGATAGCCCCACAAATAGCCCTTCATACAGAAATATGGCCTCACAAAAGCCCTCTACAAAGTATGTTGATCTCACAAATAGTccttcacatagtatgatggctccacaaaTAGTtcttcacatagtatgatggccccacaaatagtcCTTCACTTAGTTTGATTGCCTCACAAATAGTCTTTTACATAGTATCATGGCTCCACAAATAGCccttcacatagtatgatggcctcacaaatagccctccacatagaaTGATAGCCCCACAAATAGCCCTTCATATAGAAATATGGCCTCACAAATAGCCATTCACATAGAATGATGGCGTCACAAATAGCCCTCTacaaagtatgatggtcccacaaatAGTCCTTCATATGGTATGATGGCTCCACAAATAGCCTTCCACATAAAATGATTGCCTCACAAATAGCCCTCCAAatggtatgatggccccacaaacaggtcttcacatagtatgatggtcccacaaatAGTCCTTCACTTAGTttgatggccccacaaatagccctTCACATAGTACCatggccccacaaatagccctccacatagtatgatggccatgCAAATAGTCCTTCACATACTATTATGGCCCCACAAATAGTCCTTGACAAAGTATTGATTAACACACAAATAGTCCTTCACATAGTATTGATGGACACACAAATAGTCCTTCACATGACATTGATAGCCACACAAATACTCCTTTACATAGTATGATGGCTTCATAAATAGTCCTTCACATAGTATGATGACCTcacaaatagccctccacatataataatggccccacaaagtactgattaattaaaaaatgaaatacttacctctccctgttcccctTCTGCCTGTGACAGCAGTGATGATGCAATTACATTATTTCGCTGAGACGTCACACGCACAGGGAGAATGATGGAAGAAGGAGCTCCAGCTgacactccctcctccatcattgctgtcAGCTGTTTCTGCATCAAAGATGTGGATACTGTTGAATGTCGAATGAGGGGCCTGGTTACTTACAGTATTGTAACCTTACTGGTGTCACCGCTGGTCACAGACACTGCCGCATTCTCTGAaggctgggaagggaccaataaccatggccctTCCCAACCTGATTATAtcggccctcagctgtctgctttgccttggctggttattaaaaataggtgggaacccatgccatttttatttatttatttattcctggAAAGCTTTCGGATATCTGCTAtcaatctgtctatctatctatctgtctatctatctaagccttttttccttttttacaactAACTTTAAACACCATTGCTGTACAGAAACATgggtaaaaatgtaataaaaaaacagcaaaaatgttgtaaaaatgtaaCATGTGCACACAGTTGGGAGACTTACTGGAGTTCCCAGCTGCTTGAGCACCTGGcggctgtgaactctggtaactTTAAagtctcctggctgtgtgcatttTCATcacatttttactgcatttttttaatCAGAGTTTTTGTATAGCAATGAATGTTGTTTAAAGCTAGTTGAAAGAAAAGGAAGAAAGACAGTTAAAAAGATATATGGaagaatagatagacagatagatagataatagatagatacaataggtagatagatagatagatagatagatagatagatagatagatagatagatagatagatagatagatagatacagagagatGGAGAAATAGCCAGCAGATATCCGGCAGCTTTTtaggaataaatatatatatatttttttaaatggcgtggggtcaccctatttttaatagccagcaaagaaaaagcagacagctgagggctgatattaggcTAGGAAggtccatggtttttggccccttcccagcctaaaaataccagccttcAGCCACCCTTGAAATGGCACAtcatattagatgcaccaattctggtgccctttctcagctcttcccgattgccctggtgtggtgacaATCGGGGTAACTGTATTAGAGGTTGATATTAGCAGCTGGCGTTGGCAcctagccctggggttagtaatggagaagtgtcagacacccccattactaaccctgcaaGTAAAAtcaacacgcacacacacatacacacacacacacacacacacacacacacacacacacacacacacacacacacacacacacagaaaagttcTTTATTTCAACAAAAAGCCCCACTCTCTTTCACCAATCTATTTCCCCCATTGATCTGTTGTAGTCCAATGGATCCTTTATAATCCACATCGATGTCCCACTTTGAGCCCCATCCAAAATTCCACCATATGGAGCCTCCTTCCGAAAATGGGGCTTCATAGACTGTCGCAGCGGCATCCACTGCCGGATCTTGCAGTGCTCTGTGATAGTTGGCAGTGTCTGTGATCGccggtgacatcagtaaggttatcgCCAGTTGCAGATGTTGTTTCCACGCTATTGCACAGAGCTCTGACAGTGAGTGCTGCTGTGACAGCTGGAATATGCTGCATGCTGGACGAAGCTTGTCGTGGGACATCGATGTGGATTTATTCTATTATGGCGGAATGGCGTGGGattttttgggggaaataaagtgctgaaagagggtgtctgtgttttaaaaaataaaaataaaggcatTTTCTATGTGTGTCTGCTTTTTTGCTGTTTTGTTACTTataaggttagtaatgggggtgtgaaCTGACACCTTTCAATTACTAACCCCAGAACTTGATGGTGGCTGCgattttttgacaaatcacagctgccatcaatCCCAAATCTCTTTCTACCGAATGCTACAGCATCAGTGCAATCGGGAAGAGCGGAGACAGAATTTGTGATGTGACACTTCTCGGATGGCTGAGGGCTAGTATTTTTAGGTCGGGAAGGGGCCACTAATCATGTATCTGACCAGCCTgatgatatcagctcacagctgtctgctttgccatagctggttattaaaattagggGGACcgcacaccatttttaaaaaaactatTTATCTCTAAAAACGCCAGGGAAATACCATGATAGAtgactttctttttttcttctctttttttattttgccttatttACACATCatgatacaggaaagaatgtttcctaacattttgtcTTTAGCTTTGTATGTCTTATtatcagtctgtaaaagtggtgtaatattccatcaacattgttcccagcagcgacctaggATTCATAGATgtgtccaggggtcttccccatgctgcccCCATTCCATTTCAGTCGTGTTTCCATCAATTTCAACAATTTTCTGGACCCCCAGACCTCTTGGTGATTGATAATGGTGAgaggtgataatgtgtgcaaaactgtaaagcgctgcggaatatgtttgcgctatataaaaataaagattattattattattatttttctattgacttccattatactcgttacttgggttgagcacccgagcattacaatTTGCTCGATTCAAGTAACGAGCATTTTAATAGGAATCCGCCCATCACTAATAATTAATTCTATTTTTCATAGTTGCAATTCTATTATTACTGCATGCAACAAATTAATTTTCCACTAGATGGCATAATTAGCTGTGCAGTATTTGAGCCATTGACTGTGGGAACTTTCTGTTACAGCGACATTTAGTATTAGTATTTGTTTCTTACTAGAAATTATCTGCTACACCAAATAATTCACATATAACACTATTTTTGGAATTCTCATTGCATTTTTTTAGCAAATTTCATTTCCGTTTGTACATTCTGCATGTTTGTTCCATTTTCATGTGCAAAATAGATCCGTTGCATACCTGATGCAAGCTGAATGACGGGCATCACTGATAAGTATGGGGTACGACTGGATTCCATTATGTGTCAGTGTTTAGAATTGAAGAAAAAGTGCATCTTGCAGGACTGACAAGTAATAGAACCCAAACGGAGCCCATAATAACCAATAGGGTCTCTGATTCCCTTTGGATCAGTTATGCAATAGTTTTGCATATGAGTTCCATTGATCTGATCCTCTAAACAGGATAGATCAGCGACATGTGCAAGtagaaatgtgaacatagccttacaaaaTTCACACATATCTTTTTTTTAGCCTTAAAAGTCTGATTTAATAATATAGAAAGTTGCTACATATACGATGTATTAACGCATGTCttcccatgaaaaaaaaaatagcaaaagatTTATTCTGGTTATTATTTACATTGTAACTCTAAAATATATGATTTATTTTTAAACACAATATTGTGTATCTATCCTCTATAGCACTGCACTTGCGTATCCTAAGAAAATGTAATAATTACAGTGTATCTTGTTGGCATTTGCCATAGATATCTGAAAGTTGTGGGTCCTGTTCTGAGACCTGCACCTATTCTGAGATCGGGGTCCCATCTTACGCTGCTGGGAACGGAGAGGTGGCCGTTCATGCTCACCTGCCTCCATTCACTGCAATAAGAGTTCCTAAAATTGAATTCTAACTAATTCTCATTATAGGCTCTAATTACAatcatatcttaattacccagtccTCTACACTGTAAATACTATTAGAAGGAATGTATCGAAAAAAGAGAAGATTTTTCTGAGATCTTACCCTGGTTCCTTGGTAGAAGTCATCAATAGACTGTGATCCCATGAATGGAAATTGGAAGTTTGTGTCTGGATCGATGCCTCCAGGAAATACCAGTTTCCCTGTGGCATCTATAATTTTTAAACCATCAGGTCTGGAAGGGcgtagatttattccaatatcttttATCAGCCCATCTTCAATGTAGAGGTCCCCAAAAAAGGAGCAATCATCATTAACTATTTTGCCCCCTCTCAGTAGGATCCTATTAGGTGATGCCATTTTTCTCAATGATCAGCTGAGGCTCATACAAACAGGCTTCTGAATTCACCTCTACCCAGGTTACTGCAACTCCTGACTTTTATAAGGGGTGCACTGTACAAGCTCAGGAGAGGCAGGGAGTGGCGATCATTGTTTGGCGCTGCAATGGGCACCATAGCAGTACCACAGGGAGGAATGTCACGATGCCAataaacacaactttattaagAACAGTAGATCCTTTTACTGTTACATAAGCTGCCTTTATATATTAGTAACAGATTTGGATGCTTTGAAGGCAGATTTTTAGATACAAAATATTTGCTTCCACCAAAAATTTAAAGCAAAACTCAAGACAGAAATGTAAAGTTCACAGTGTATTAAAATGAGTATATTTAATTATGGGCAAATAGATTGCATTGTTTGTGAAGTTTTTTTTCCTGAAAATAATATTATTTAAGCTGGAGTTCCCCTTTATAATTCCAAGAGGACAGACTGTAGTAAAAGTCACTATGCTGCTGATTAGGTTAAAAGTTATCATGGTAATATTTTATCTTGCCCcaaacttaggctatgttcacattagcgtttgggggctttgcggagggcagcgtgcgtcctctgttaagccccgcctacttccgcatacttctgcatgtatcctgcgtacctatctttaacattgggtacataggacatgcagatgtatgcggatgcgttgttttgacgcgcccGCAGCCCGCACGGGAAAGCAACAAGTAcgcatctgcagcgcccccactgccgcagggccgaggggtacccggtaccgggcctctgagtctctgctctggggttgtcacggtggctagacccggtccgtgaccctgctgaggggggcGTACAGttctagatgtggatggtggtagtggtggtagtggtgcggtgcagtaaataacgaggacaccaggttgcagtctctttacctctttactgaaggcttctgggtcctcagtccagaatacggttaaccgggctgcgcaagtccggccggtccaatggcacctccagagttccctttgcaggtggaaatctgtgccttccttctagcgcttgtgtgttgtggtcctcccctgctgtgcttacgggatagtaccccacaactgttgtgtctgtttctcgtgttccctcacaacaactcgattctgatgttctcctgaatctcatcccccagatcttatggtaggacgcacccgtatgacgggaaggctcggagctcttccgggaccctagagtcgcccctctccacaagttgccccctatgtctgcgtaggtgatgtaggtgagacagccagcctatagctctctgtcctgccgttggtttgaagtaatgcttagagctctgtacttcctcggcgttccggccgccggttagttacgcctcagtaggatgttgcctcggtcttacagcacgactcctactggtattctccctgttgcgttgatctcatttctcactcagcacaataaatctcgcttcttgtcctttcttagggcaccgccgctatgaagtgcaggcgcggtcccgcagctttctctctgtttgccaggcctctgtcaggatcccacccctgacagggaccctaccgaatcttcccctacaacaccctctgccacaaggtgttgcctggttccaacccagtcagcgttctttctaacttcctgcctaacccccagttttaccagactgtgaggagtggcctaatgaatagcacccttagctccccctggaggccagactgtgaaatgtattggtgtctgtgatacctggtcagatgaactccttcagtgccatcagacgtaccatagccccccttagcggcggagccacagtactgcaacgaccaggactctggggcgctgcactcccccccggttaaatccagtactcctggactgggaagaaaacaacaatacatgtcagcaaaaagacatacaattttgaaaatgcaagtacaagtcaactttttaacagagcttccctttatgggaggtgaggacacttgaacgttacaaacatggttaaatatttttaaataactttactataaataacttttcttacccaaccgtgtattctactaagtgcaaaatttttgaacgataatccaactttgcctttaaggacgtactcgctaaatccactaaagaccttcttatatcacatataaggctaattaacttttatgcattctccttctttaaatctgcaggaccgcctgtcctaactgctccagacctactgcctctcctttctgtacaggaccgctcctttccgcccgagcctactgtccttccactactatacacagtatagaacatatcatttttctttcagtctaagatcactgagccatctctatatggctcctaggaggacgcaCTACtagcccctacgggttcacttcctgtcctcattcttctattaacattattgaacatttcttacaatcaactagttggttacatttaactttcacatatcaacatcatcaatactttcttttcaagacattattgccattcaaccatcttaaggcaacaccgttcataagtgcaggatgtgaacatcccctttaagaggggaccaagtctctatgaggtagtgcaacttttcaagctgcaagtccgtatgcagcaaggactccagtgcaagttccaagaaccgtatcttcgcaaagagtccgtcttttatgtaaaacca
This is a stretch of genomic DNA from Ranitomeya variabilis isolate aRanVar5 chromosome 6, aRanVar5.hap1, whole genome shotgun sequence. It encodes these proteins:
- the DPYS gene encoding dihydropyrimidinase isoform X1; amino-acid sequence: MASPNRILLRGGKIVNDDCSFFGDLYIEDGLIKDIGINLRPSRPDGLKIIDATGKLVFPGGIDPDTNFQFPFMGSQSIDDFYQGTRAAVAGGTTMIIDFAIPKKGCSLIEAYDMWRSWADPKVCCDYSLHVAVTWWSKKVKEEMAVLARDKGVNSFKMFMAYKDLYMVNDMELFQAFSCCKEIGAIAQVHAENGDLIVEGAKKMLSLGITGPEGHELCRPEEVEAEATQRAITIANSVNCPLYVVHVMSKSAAKVIADARRDGKVVYGEPIAAGLGTDGTNYWHKDWSHAAGHVMGPPLRPDPSTPKYLMQLLANDDLSVTGTDNCTFDTCQKALGKDDFTKIPNGVNGVEDRMSVIWEKGVHSGVMDENRFVAVTSSNAARIFNIYPRKGKIAKGSDADVVIWDPEATRTISVKTHHQAVNFNIFEGMVCHGVPLVTIAGGRVVYENGALYTVPGHGKFIPRKPFADYVYSRVLKRDKVCQPVPVQREPYTGEVIQIK